The Triticum aestivum cultivar Chinese Spring chromosome 6D, IWGSC CS RefSeq v2.1, whole genome shotgun sequence genomic sequence TGCAACATGGCTTTCTCTACCTTGGTCTAGCCTAGCCCCCGAGACCCGCCAGGCCCATACCTGAACCAAAACCAAAATCGGTGTTCGTAGGATTGAATCCATAGAAAAATGCCCGTGACTATACCTGGTCATGGGAAACCCGACCCAAAATAGCCCGACCCGGTCTTGCCCACGGGCGTGGGCCTAGGCCTAGGTTTTGAGCCCGAATGACATGGCGGGCCAGGGCTGGGCTTaacatatacttcctccgtccgaaaatacttgtcgaagaaatgcataaaaatgaatgtatctaaaactagaatacatctagatacatccattcctccgacgagtatttccggacaaAGGGAGTATGTGTGTTTTAGGGAAGAGGCCCAACATGCTTTTCCACTGGCGGGTCAGGCTCAGGCCTGAATTCTAGGCCCAAAGGTCGGGCGGGGCCTAGGTTTTCTGTtgtgggcttttttaggcccgaCCCTGCCCGAGTTATGGCCTGGTATACCCGTGACTAAACCCGGGCATGGACAACCCGACCCCGAGTTATGGCCTGGTATACCCGTGATTAAACCCGGGCATGGACAGCCTGGCCCGAATAACACGGGTCGGGTCGGGCCGGGCTCAGGACTTGTTTTGCAGCCTGAAAGATAGTTCGGGCTGGGCTCAGGCTTCTCTATTTCTGCATTTCAAGCTGGACTTGCACGTCTGTACACTAAAAAACAGCGTTCAGGCCGGGCTTTTAGGCTTCGGGCTTGATTTTGGGCCGGGCTCAGGCTTGAAAACAGAGAGTATtttgggcttcgggccgggctctcGAGAAAACGTTTGCCGGGGTTTACCCGTGACTGTACCATTGTTCGCGCACGCATGACGCAATGACGCATGTTCGATTCACGTTGACAAAACGGGACGGCACGTGGACGCAATCACGGCACTGTTCGTCAAACGGCGCCCGTCCCTTTCGTCGGGCGTCCGTCGTCTCGAAGGATGCCGCCGTCTCATTCCAGCAACAAGACAGGCCTTCTAGCAGCTCGGCTTACGCTACGTCGGGCATGGCCGGAGTTCCCAATGACCAACACCCCCCCTACGCTTCGATCCCTCCGCCCGCCCGCCATGGACGCGGCCCAGCGCTGCCCCCGGCCGCCTATATATAGGCCACGCGTCCTCCTTGCAACTCCCCTGGTTGGTGGCGGTGATGAGCAGCGAGCGCGTCGACAAGTGATTGAGATCGCCATGGGGTCCTTGGAAGGCGACGTGGCCACCTCGCCCTCGCTGTCCAGCACCGGCAGCAGCGGCACCGGCGCCGGCAACGACAACCATGGCGGCGGCGAGGTGAGGATATACGCCTGCTTCGCGCACGGCGCGTCCAACAGCCTCGAGTGCTACGAGCCGGGCGCCAACACGTGGCGCCGCGTCGGCGGCCTCCCGGGGGTGCCCCACGGCCACGTGCTCAAGGGCTTCGCCGTCGTCGCGGTCGCCGAGTCCGTCTACGTCATCGGCGGCCGCCTGTGCCGCAGGGAGAGCGTGCCCGGCGGCGACTACCGCGACACGGACGTGGGCGTGCGCGCCGACGTGCTCCGCTACGACGTGCGCCGCGGGGAGTGGCGCTGCTGCGCGCCGCTGCTGGTCCCGCGCGTCGACTTCGCGTGCGCGCCGTGCCGCGGCAGGATCTGCGTCGCCGGCGGGCTCTGCTCGCTCTCCGGCGCGCGGGGCACGGCCGCCGCCGAGGTGTACGACCCGGAGACCGGCCGCTGGTCGCCGCTCCCGGACATGAGCACGCTGCGGTACAAGTGCGTGGGCGTGACCTGGCAGGGCGGGTTCCACGTGGTGGGCGGCTTCGCCGAGAGCACCACGCCGGCGGCCGCGCCCGGGGAGGCGCTGGAGCGGAGCTCCGCCGAGGTGTTCAACTGCGGGCGCGGCGTGTGGGAGATCATCCCGGGGATGTGGCAGCTGGACGTGCCGCCCAACCAGATCGTCGCGGTGGCCGGCCGGCTCTTCAGCTCCGGCGACTGCCTCAACAGCTGGAAGGGCCACGTGGAGGTCTACGACGGCGAGCTCAACATCTGGAGCGTCATGGACCACTCAGCACTATCAGACCTGGCGCTGCTCGCCAGCAACCTGCCGCCATCAGCGCAGCAGCTCTACCTCACCATGGCCGTGGTCGGGACGCGGCTCTTCTTCCTCGCCGGGTacgagatcgccggcgacgacgacgagagcTTCAGGACGGTCTCACTGGTGCACAGCTACGACACCAGCGCCGCGCCAGGGCTGGCGCCGGCGTGGAGCAGCTTCCAGCCCAAGATGGACCATGACAACAACGTCGAGGACGGCAGCAAGGAGCTCTTCAGCCAGTGCTGCTCCGTGCAGCTCTCCAGCTGATCAACTGCAGGCCTCAGTCCAGTCCAGTACACACAGTCAGTCCGTCTGTATCATGGTTTTTACCATGTGAAAAATTGCTACTTGTGCTGTTGTGCTAAATTCGTGTGACTGTATTTTTCCTTTCTTTGTGGAGTGGACAATGGAGAATATATATACATGGAGTGATACTTTATACCCAAATGTTAAAATGTTTCCTACTTAATATTATATTTATATGAGTGCAAGGAAACGCAAGCATCAAGACAATGAGAATAACTGAAGGCATAATATAGAGGCGAAAACTTGCAGACAATGCATCATGAGATCATTTTATCAAAGGTTCAGAGATTCGAGTTATCAGGTTCAGCAAACTGCTCATGACTGATGATTTAATCGACGTGCCATCAACCCAAGGAGCGTATGAGTTGTACCCGAGGGAAAAAGGAATGATACAAACCATCAAAACAGCCGATAAACATCTTTACAGATGCTCTTGGCGAACAAATGACGGTGTTCGTCGATCTCGTTCCGCAGATTGTTTATGAGCAGACAAGCTATGGTTAATTGAACACTGGAGACTAATTCTTCATACCAAAATGAGTCGAGTTACCTGTAAATAAACAGATACCGGAATGTAAGAGGCAGGCCAATTTTAGTTCAGACGTTGATAAAAACAGAGCAAAAGTTCTTTGTAAACTCACTCTTGCATGCTATGACTAGCATCACGCCATCTATCTGACTGTAAGGGTTTGGGTTGCTTGCATTACAACGTTGATGAGTTCCAACTTGCATCGACAGCTTCCAAAATTCTCCGATGAAGCAACGCCCCAGAACAAGCTATTATGCCTCTGTCCAAACCCTCCAAGTAAACACCCCTGGAAAAGTCCAACGGGCAACCCCCAGCATCTGTGACCACTCCACCAGCCTCTTGAATGATGACCACCCCGGCGGCATGATCCCATATCTTCTCCTTGTATCCAGCTCTAGCGAATTTCATGAAGATTTCAGCATCACCTCGTGCTATTGCAGCATATTTCACCATGCTGTACACACGCAGAGGCTGGTTCCTGGAAACCAAGCAAAATAAATCAATCAATAAAAAACAACCAAAAGCCAAAACTTGCAATCCGCATGCAGATGACACGGAACAAGAGTAAAATGCTAGCACCAATTCATTCTAATGCCCATGTAAACCAATTCACTATTCAGCAATACCATATGCCAACTAGCACAAGAAAATCTATGAAATAATTTCTGCACTCTAGTGAAATAATAATATCATGGTTAATAAAAGTACCGTGTAGACAGTGAAATTCAGAACTGACCTTAAGCCTACACTATGGGCAAGTCCTGCAGTGAAGGAATGGCTGGAGTTGGCTTTCTCAACAGGTTCACAGAATGTTGCTGAAACAGGATCACTGACGGACGATACTTGAACCTCCCTTGAGTTATGCCAACTAAGCATACCAAAGTCGTGAACCAATGGCTGCATCCAAGCTTGGCCACATCCTTTGTGAGCATACATCACGCAACCCTTGTTCCAGGTTCCTGATGTAGGGGGAGCAACCTTAGACATCAACCTGTAGTACCGTTGGTGGTAGTTGAGCCATTCCTTCTTCATTGGATAATTTGGGCACCCGAGAACACCGAGCACAACTTCCCCGTCTTCAATTAAGGCGAGAGCAATAGCGTATTGGTCCCCACGCACAAAACCAAGCGTGCCATCCACAGGATCAAGCACCCAAAATCTTCCTTTTGGACCTCCGGTAGAGCTGCACTTCCGTATAGCTTGAAGAACATCATGAGCCCCGAGGTCTTTCTCCGGGGATCTCAGCCCATACTTTGGAGCTTCAACCAGGCAACCGTTGACTGCAGCGACGACAGACTCAAGCAAAGCCGTGCCGTCGCTACTAGACAGTGTCTCATCGTCTTCCTCTGCTACGATCGACACACTTTCATCACCAAAGCGATCTGAGAGTAGCCAGCTCACTGTCGCTTGCACGCCCCAATCTGGCATAAGGAAGACAGATGGGATTTATTAGGAACTAACCACCACAGAGACCCAATTTATTGCATAATAATATTTATACATTTAACTCCGGGTACTTAGTGACGTCACGAGTAGACAAAATTTGTTGCACAATAATACTCATATATGAGGCATTCCTGATATGTTGGAACTTGAAACACCCACTATATTTGACTGTGAGGCTGCAAAGCTGAATTGCATTTGCAGCCCACTATCAGTACTGTAACAGGTCAGCCAGTATATATCAGTGCAAACCCGCAGTCTTATTTATCGAATGGGGAAAAAAGATTACCACACTTGCACAATTCAAAAGTCAACACTCAACGCCAATAATTTAACTAAGCAGCATCTCGTTTAGGCATTGAGACTCACTCTAATAGTAATATAAATTTACCAATACAGCAGAGTTGTAGTTTGACTAACTTGGCTGCTAACTGGGTTCAAGGTGTGGAACGAATGGATTTGAATACTGAATGCTAGTACAAGTAATAATACTCAGAGTGGCAGTACGAACCGGCGACGGTGACCGGAGAGCGGTCGAGCTTGGAGTGGACGCCCCCGGAGCCGGAGCCTGGGTCCGCAAGGAGGAGCGCGTCCTGCACCCGCTGGCAGAGCGTGCAGGCGACCTGCACGACGCGCACCGCCGCCTCCATCTCCTTGGCGTAGTCCttcttgccccctccccctccgaGGCCGCCGCCGCGGCAGTCCCACAGCCACTCGCGGTCCGCCCCGACCCGGAGCCGGCCGGCCGCGCCCAGGGACAGCGCCGGCGACGCCGagggcggggacgacggggcgcAGCGGCTGCGGCGCCCGCGCTCTGACCCGCGCCAGTCCGGCGGGGACCGCGGGAAGCcccgcgcggcggcggaggagggggagggggagggggagggcgcgGCCGCCCAGGCGGAGAGGCGGAGGCCGCCCATGGCCGGCGGCGCCAGAGCCCCGAAATAGACAGACGGCGCGGGCGGCTCAATCAATCCGAACCCTACCCCGCGCGCCCTCGCTGGCTGGCTGGCTCTTCGCCCGCTGCTTCGATCCGATATGTACTAGCGTTCCGAGAAGCTTCTGCTCTCGCCTTCcgttagccgccgccgcccgcgactgGTGAGCGGCGCAGCCCCCGCGCCGATGCCGTGGATGGTGACGAACTCCATGATGCCATCATCCTCTACCCTTTCCCCAACTCTGTATCCCTGCTCCCACCACCACCACTGGCCGCACGCACGAGCACCGCAAAACAGCATGCGCATTTCTGGAATCACTTTATGGCTTTATGCCGGTACAGCCCAATCAACTACTCCTTTCCTTCCATAATCTATTGCCTATAATTCCTAAAGTTAACTATTTGTATAAAAAAATCCCTAAAAAACTAGGATCTTGCTAAGTCTTAGTCGAAATCTCAGTCGATACTATACCCATGAGATCTTACATTGAGATCCGTCCAGAATTTTctttttagtcttttctttttctctcttgcaTGTTATATCACTTAGCTAAGACTTGATTAAATCCTAGTCGACTGAGAACTATTAGTATAAAATTTGATCAAAGAAAGTTAAAAAACATTGACAACAATATTActaaactaatataagacgtttttatattagtttacggagggagtatatcttatGTATCTATTCATATTGGTCAGAGTTTATGAAGTTTGTCTTCTAAGAAAATCTATATGTACTACATTATAAAACGAAGAAAGTACTAGTAAGATACATATTAGCTTTTCGTAAGTCAAATCTAGGAAAGTTTggccaaatttatattaaaaagtaTCAATATCCTTTTTTTGGGGGTAAAAattatcaatatctacaatatcaGATAAATTAAACATGAaaatgtttttttgtcatagacCTAATTAATATTAATTTAGTATTGTAAATCATTTTTCTATGGTCAAATAGACTTGTAAAAGTTTTGATTTAAGACAACGGTAAGATGTGAAATAAAAAAGGAAGGAGCATAAAAGAAGGATTCATTTTTCTAGAACCCAAAAGTGAAGAAAATAATCGAGGGATAAGAGCATCTCTAACCCAAGTCCTCTTTTCTTCCCTATATGTCCAGACCAAACGGTCCGAACATGTTTAGATCTCAAACACGGACACCCATTTTACGACATGCTCATATTGAGGCAGTCCAACCTCTCAACTGAGAGGAAGAGAAgataggaggaggagaggaggaggaggaggccgaccccaTGGCCCTGGCGAAGGTcgcggaggaggaggcgatggTCGTTGAGGTCGCGACTCCGGTCCATGGGCCAAACAACCTCTACTCCATGGTGGAGGCGAAGGAGCAAGTCCGCCTCACCCTACTGGAGGAGTACCGCGCGCCCGTGGTGCAACTTAAGGCGGACCACGCAAATGCCGATGTCGTCTTGGAGCTCGTTGATGCGGACCCAGAGCTCATTGACGTGAACCGGGCGGTCTACACGCCCATGTAGAGCAACCCACACGGTCGACTCCGAACACCGCTAGCTCCGCATCAACGAGGCGTGGTGCACCTGGCCGTCGAGGAGCTCGGGGCTGAGGACGACGACGGCAATGCCAAAGAGGCACACGTCAACAACCGTCATGGGTTCGCACCCGCGACCAATGACAACGAGGCCAACAGCTCTGGCGGGAGGTCTTCGACCTCACCTCTGGACGAAAAAAGCAGGATTTTTAGAGTAGTTTTTATTAAGCGATCTTTTACACTACAAAAATCTATGAATTAATATGAACGACTCGATGTCCGCCTTGTTTGAAATATTGTTAAACGGCCGGCGTTCGACCGAATGTCCACCAATGCGTCATGAACAAAGGTGGGTTTTGTCCGGGATTAAATGAAAAGGGGGATGGAGGAGACATGAGCTGTCGGCAAAATAGCTCGATGCCAAAATATAAAAAGCTTAACacttcttatttgatttttttctgTATTTTAAAATAAAAAGATCTAAATCTAAAATGCAAATGCAAAGGTCATCTTATTCAAAATCTCAATCATCACATCCGTGTTCGTTTGACGTATGCCgttgaagtttttttttttttttgagagatcGTATGCCGTTGAAGATGCTCTAACCACGTTCTGCCGTCCAACTTTCTTGGGCCGGATCCAGCCGGAGAAGCCCGGCCCTATATCCGAGCAGAGCCGCCGAGAGCAGAGCCGTGGAGCAGTGGCCTGCAGACGCGGAGCTACCGAGAGCCGGAGGACGGAAGCAAGTGAGCTGAGCGCAGGCGGAGGCGGACGCGACGATGAGGGCGGTGGCGATCGCGAGCCCCGGCGGGCCGGAGGCGCTGCAGGTGCGCGAGGTGGAGGACCTCCCGGCGCCGGGGGAGGGCGAGGTGCTCGTCGCGGTGGCCGCCGCCGGCGTCAACCGCGCCGACACGGTCCAGCGGCAGGGCCGGTACCCGCCGCCGCCGGGCGCCTCCCCCTACCCGGGCCTCGAGTGCTCCGGCACCATCCTCGCGCTCGGGGCCAACGTGCCCCCGCGCTGGGCCGTCGGCGACCAGGTGCCCTCTGCCCTGCCTGCCCCCATGGCGAATCGGTGATGGCCGCTGCTTCTCTGAAGTCTGAAACTCACTTTTTTTTTTTGCGTATGCCGTTGCGCTGCAGGTGTGCGCGCTGCTCACCGGTGGCGGGTATGCGGAGAAGGTGGTGGTGCCGGCGGGGCAGCTGCTCCCGGTCCCGGAGGGGGTGTCGCTGGCCGACGCCGCCGGCTTGCCCGAGGTGGCCTGCACCGTCTGGTCCACCGTCTTCATGACCAGCCACCTCTCCCCCGGCGAATCCTTCCTtgtaagaaattctctcttgctaaTTTGTTCTCCATGTGATGATTGCAAACGGCGTATCAGTTTACTGGGAATGAGACTGCTTTGTGGGGATGAGACTGCTTGTGAATTTCTTACACTGAGAATTGAGTCTGATATCTTTTGTCACAACAAATTGGCATGCCTCGACTAACTGAGAAATAGCAAAGTAATTGATGCTTACTCGAATGAAGTGTGAACTACTTTAGCAGTTACTCATATGCAAAGTGAGGTGAATTATCCTGGACTCCTGGCTGTATTATTCCTGATGATTGGGTGTCTCCAATGTATGCAGATCCATGGCGGATCGAGTGGAATTGGTACATTCGCTATACAGATTGCGAAGCACCTTGGTGTTAAGGTTTTTGTTACTGCAGGTTTGTTAGTTATACACTTACTAAGAAAAGAAATAAGATATTACCAAATCGTTTCTGAATCTGTGCTAATTAACTCTGTCATTCTATTCTAGGAAGTGAAGAAAAACTAGCAGCCTGCAAAGGTTTGGGAGCGGATGTATGTATAAACTACAAAACTGAAGATTTTGTAGCACGCGTAAAAGAAGAAACAAATGGAAAGGGTATGCTgctgctcttctgctcttctttgtTGTTGTTGCCCCAACACATAGTGTTGTACCACGTCATACCTGTCAAGTTCATATATACTAACTGTAGTATGAAAATACCTCTAACCAGGTGTTGATGTCATTCTGGACAATATCGGCGGGTCTTATCTCCAGCGCAATCTGAACAGCCTAGCTGTTGATGGTAGACTCTTCATCATCGGTTTCATGGGAGGCACTACAACTGAAGTGAACCTTCAGGCGATGCTTGCCCGAAGACTGACCATACAAGGTTGGATGGATCTATCTATAGGCAACCATCTCTCTTTCAGAGTTTTCAGACCTATGTGATTCTCAGTATCGCCATCTGATGTTATTTGCTTGTTGTTTGCTTCGTTGTTTTACATGATTGCACTATTCCTAAACATCATCACTAATCTACACTTGGTTGAATCGTCATGATTTTGTACAGCTGCTGGACTGCGGAACAGAAGCCTCGCTAACAAAGCCCAGATCGTCAGCGAGGTGGAGAAGAATGTGTGGCCTGCCGTCGCGTCGGGCAAGGTGAAGCCGGTGATTTACAAGACATTCCCTCTATCCGAAGCAGCTGAATCTCACAAGTTGATGGAGACGAGCTCCCACATTGGCAAGATACTGCTGATTCCATGATGGGGTATGGTGTATCATGTATTCATGTGTACACTAGCCGATGTGGGCACTGTTTTCTGTAGTGAACTATGCATGGACATGCCCTTTTATATTGTAATAAGCTGGATCTCTAAGTGCTGGTGAAATTGGATATGTATCTTGAGGATAAATAGTCACaataaaatgttggaacttggaagTCTTGTTCTTTCATCTTATGGGAGGATTATTGATGTTGAGATTTTTTCACAATAGTTTTGACTGAATTTCCAATTTGGATAAGTCaattttgtgggaggaagaagactgAAGGAGAAAAAAAAAAAAGAGATGGTATAGCGAACTTTCGGATTTTGCCCATGGCAAATCGAACGTTTTCTATG encodes the following:
- the LOC123146022 gene encoding quinone oxidoreductase PIG3 produces the protein MRAVAIASPGGPEALQVREVEDLPAPGEGEVLVAVAAAGVNRADTVQRQGRYPPPPGASPYPGLECSGTILALGANVPPRWAVGDQVCALLTGGGYAEKVVVPAGQLLPVPEGVSLADAAGLPEVACTVWSTVFMTSHLSPGESFLIHGGSSGIGTFAIQIAKHLGVKVFVTAGSEEKLAACKGLGADVCINYKTEDFVARVKEETNGKGVDVILDNIGGSYLQRNLNSLAVDGRLFIIGFMGGTTTEVNLQAMLARRLTIQAAGLRNRSLANKAQIVSEVEKNVWPAVASGKVKPVIYKTFPLSEAAESHKLMETSSHIGKILLIP
- the LOC123146021 gene encoding uncharacterized protein; this encodes MPPSHSSNKTGLLAARLTLRRAWPEFPMTNTPPTLRSLRPPAMDAAQRCPRPPIYRPRVLLATPLVGGGDEQRARRQVIEIAMGSLEGDVATSPSLSSTGSSGTGAGNDNHGGGEVRIYACFAHGASNSLECYEPGANTWRRVGGLPGVPHGHVLKGFAVVAVAESVYVIGGRLCRRESVPGGDYRDTDVGVRADVLRYDVRRGEWRCCAPLLVPRVDFACAPCRGRICVAGGLCSLSGARGTAAAEVYDPETGRWSPLPDMSTLRYKCVGVTWQGGFHVVGGFAESTTPAAAPGEALERSSAEVFNCGRGVWEIIPGMWQLDVPPNQIVAVAGRLFSSGDCLNSWKGHVEVYDGELNIWSVMDHSALSDLALLASNLPPSAQQLYLTMAVVGTRLFFLAGYEIAGDDDESFRTVSLVHSYDTSAAPGLAPAWSSFQPKMDHDNNVEDGSKELFSQCCSVQLSS
- the LOC123146020 gene encoding PAP-specific phosphatase HAL2-like; this translates as MGGLRLSAWAAAPSPSPSPSSAAARGFPRSPPDWRGSERGRRSRCAPSSPPSASPALSLGAAGRLRVGADREWLWDCRGGGLGGGGGKKDYAKEMEAAVRVVQVACTLCQRVQDALLLADPGSGSGGVHSKLDRSPVTVADWGVQATVSWLLSDRFGDESVSIVAEEDDETLSSSDGTALLESVVAAVNGCLVEAPKYGLRSPEKDLGAHDVLQAIRKCSSTGGPKGRFWVLDPVDGTLGFVRGDQYAIALALIEDGEVVLGVLGCPNYPMKKEWLNYHQRYYRLMSKVAPPTSGTWNKGCVMYAHKGCGQAWMQPLVHDFGMLSWHNSREVQVSSVSDPVSATFCEPVEKANSSHSFTAGLAHSVGLRNQPLRVYSMVKYAAIARGDAEIFMKFARAGYKEKIWDHAAGVVIIQEAGGVVTDAGGCPLDFSRGVYLEGLDRGIIACSGALLHRRILEAVDASWNSSTL